CATTAAACCGGGCATACCAGATAAACAATTTTGTCTAAAAACAATTGCGCCATAGTCGTGGTTAATACAACTACAACCGTGGCGCAATTTCTTTTTACAGGTAAGCTAATTAATTCTGAATTCTAAGTTTCATAATTCTGACATTAAAAATTAATATTTGTGAAGTCCAAAATATTAGGGTTATTTATAGCAGTATTAGTGCCTGTTGCTTTTTATTTGTTTTTTGACCATTTTGACTATTTTCAGGCACAGCGGCGAAAAAATCTACCGGAGCTGCCAAGGTATGGCGCTTTGGAAGCCGATAATAATCAGACAAACAGAGTTGTCGCTGATAATACAAGCTGGCATACAATTCCTGCATTTGAATTTCAGGCACATACCGGTGAAATGGTAAATCAAAGTACCATTCACAATAAAATTGTAGTGGCTGATTTTTTCTTTACAAAATGTCTGGGTATCTGCCCCAAAATGTCCTCGCAACTTCAGCGCGTTCAAAAAGAATTTATAGATGATGACAGCATTCTCCTATTATCTCATACTGTTGACCCGGAACGTGATTCAGTCGAAACTCTGGCCGAATATGCAGGTCTATATGAAGCCGACCCAACTAAATGGTTGTTCCTGACCGGATCTAAAACTGACTTATACCATATAGCCCGAAAGGGGTATTTTGTTACTGCAACAGAAGGGGACGGGAGTTCCGAGGATTTTATTCACACCGAAAAGTTTGTTTTGTTGGATAAATCGGGTGTTATCAGAGGATATTACGATGGAACTGATAGCCTTGAGGTCAACAAACTGATGACCGATATTAAGATTTTACAGTTGGATTATCCTTCGAATAAAAAGGAAATGGTGCTTGACAGACAGCGCAGCGCAGCAGAAGCCGAAAGCAGGAAACAGAATAGCAAATAAATTTATAGCATCATTCATTTAAGATAAATCTTCAAACAAATTCAGTTTATGGGCATTCAGGTAAACCCCGGTAGTGAAAAATATTGGGTGAAAGGGATTGTAATTATTTCTGTACTTGTTCCAATTCTTGTTGCCATTCTTTTCAGATTGCCACAGATAGATATTCAATTGCCGTTCGATGTTATGGTCTTGCCAAAACTTCATGCAATTATCAATGCAACTGTAACACTTTTACTCTTAACCAGTTTTTATTTTATTAAAAGAAAAAAAGTAACACAACATAAAATCTGCAACATAACCGCATTAGTACTATCTGCTTTATTTTTGGTCTCGTATGTTACCTATCATGCCATGACCGAATCGACAAAATTTGGGGGAGAGGGAATTGTGAAGTATATTTACTATTTTATACTACTGACTCATATCGTATTGGCTGCCCTAATTTTACCGCTCATCTTATTTACTTTTTTAAGAGCTTTTTCAGGCAATTTTGACCGGCATCGCCGGCTTGCCCGATGGACAATGCCACTATGGTTGTATGTTTCAGTTACAGGTGTACTTGTATATTTGATGATTTCACCATACTATTAAAATCTAAAACAATGCAAGAAAAACTTCCCGTAATAACTATTGCTGAAGTACAACAATTGGTAGATGACTGGATAAGGACGGTAGGGGTTCGTTATTATAACGAATTGACAAACATGGCAATTTTAACCGAGGAAGTAGGAGAGGTGGCCAGAATAATAGCTCGTCAGTATGGAGAACAATCGTTTAAAGAAAGTGAACATACTGCTGATTTAGGGGACGAATTAGCCGATGTATTCTTTGTTTTAGTTTGTATAGCCAATCAAACCGGAGTCAATCTGACCGAAGTTTTGCTGAAAAACTTAGAGAAAAAAACTAAACGGGATGCGTTAAGACATGCCAACAACCAAAAACTTCAATGAATAATTGGGTTAATCACTTTTATTGGTTGTTTAAAAATCTAAATTACTTAACTTGCAGTAAGATAAACATAATACCATGGATTTAACCGCACAAAAAGTTATTACAAACCATGTTTCATGGTCGGTTGCAGCAGGTTTATTGCCGGTTCCAATACTCGATTTCGGATTGGTTACAGCTTTGCAATTAGAAATGATTAAAAGCCTTTGCGAGGTTTATGGTATCCCATTTAACCAATCTTTAGCTAAATCAAGGGTGATTGCTGTGATTGGCGGGATGACCCCAAGAGTAATGAGCAGCATTATAAAAGTTATTCCAATAATTGGCTCAGTAACAGGTGCTATTTCAATGCCATTGCTCTCCGGTGCCAGCACTTATGCGGTGGGACAGGTTTTGGCGAAACATTTTCAGGAAGGTGGAACGCTTGAAAACTTTGAAATGTCAAAATTTAACGACTTGTTTATCCAAATGAAAACTGAAGGTAAAGAACTTGCACAATCCTTTGCTGATCAATTTAAAAATTTGGCCGATGCCGGTTCATTCAGAGATATTGAAAAGTTGAAACAGCAAGGGGTTATAACTCCCGAAGAATATGAACGAATAAAAAAACGGATGTTTGACCGGGTAAAAATTACCTTGAAAATTGATTAAAAAAGGGGCTGTTTAAATACAGCCCCTTTTTTGATGGATTAAATACCGACAAAACTATCTGAAATCGAATATACTCAAGCAGAAAAAGAAGTACCACAACCACAGGTTGATGAAGCATTAGGGTTATTAAAAATAAACCCTCTATTGTTCAGATCATTCATATAATCTATTTCCATTCCCAATAAATACATGCCTTGTGCCCGGTTCATAAAAATCCGGACACCGTTCATGTCAAATTCTTCATCGCCATCTTTTTTGACATCAAAGCCAAGAATATAGGTTAGCCCGGAGCATCCGCCACCATTTACCCCTACACGAAGCCCGTGGTCTTGAGGAATTTCTTTTTCATAAATTAAGGCTTTTATTTCATTGATAGCACTTTGAGTAAAGCTGATAGGTGAAATATCTGTTACCGGATTGATGTTTTGAACTGACATGGAGTATGTTTTTTAAGTCTCTATAGATTTGTAAAGATAAAAAAATTATAGCAAAGGCCGATTAACCATAAAAGTTTTTGAGTTAAGTATCGGTTTGCACTATACAACATTTTTAAGTTTTGCAAAGTTCATGGAATAATTTTCAAAAAGTGGGTTAAAGAAACATACTTATTTACGGATGATACTTAAAGATTATGTTCACACAGATTCAATAATATGGATTGTTTGAGGCTGGAAGTGAGTACAATTTACCATTTTTACCCAGTTCCTTTGTAAAAAAGTATGTCGGCTGCCGCCGTCGTTTGCCTGTGAGATTTGTCAAACCTCATCGTTTTGCCAAAACTACGTGGTTTTAAACACACTACCCCATAAATATAAAAACCCGTCTGCAAATGTGCAAACTAAACGGTTTTGCCCGATGTTATCCGGGTTTGTAGAACCACATAACTATGAGGATGTTAAAGCTCACTTCGAATTCCTGAATTGTCCCTAAATCACCGGTCACCTCAAGCATCATGAAGGGGGGGTAAGATTTTGTTTATTGCAAGGTTCAGGGTGTTTCAAGCAGGGTTAGGTTAAACAAGGATGGCATTTCCCCGTTCATGGGGTAGGGGAGTTAGTGTATCAGGAGGTAATATACCTACCCGACAGTGGCAACCAATTGCAACACGGTTTAGTAGGAAAAACAACTTTTTAAGCCTCTGCAAAGCCTCCATACCCCCCTGCATTACATCTAAGCCCCTCTGCAATAACTCAATGTACCCCTGCATTGCGTCAATGTACCTCTGCAATATCTCAATGAACCCTTGCAATAGAATTATGTGCCTCTGCAAAAACCCAATGTACCCTTGCAATGATTCATTGTACCCCTGAAATGCCTCATTGTACCCCTGCATAGGACTAATGCACCCCTGCTTTAAAATAAGGTACCTCTGCAATGACTTAATCCACACCTGCAATGACCTAATGCACCCCTGCAACAGGTTAATACGCACTTGAAAATTCTTCGAAAATTCGTGTTATCTGGGGAAAAAAAATGGCACTACTGTAAAGACTTAGTGCCTATCCGAAACTAATTTCCAAAAGAATAGCATTGCTTTGGGGTTAAAGCTTATGTGCTATTTTTCAGATTTTTTCTTCCAATTAGTTTAGTTTTTCGTTTTTTTGAAAGTTTTACTTTGTTTAGTGTTTGTTAAACATTAAATTAAAATTGAGCTTTTTTTCACGGAACCGTTTGTGTTTTATGAACCTGCTATACGAAAGGGCTACTAACGGGCTATATTACGTATATGTATTACCCCCCGTTTAATGTTTAAGTACATAGGTGGGACTGTAGTCAGATTTTAAACCGGTTCACTTTAAAAAGCTAAAAAACTGCTGAAATTGTCCTGCTCTCCAGAAGTTATCAGGCTCATGCAAGAGGGGCAATTCGTTTGCTCTGTGGTTGGTTAAGACCTCCCTAAAAAAGTGGAATAATTATTGCTTAATGATTGCTTAGTTAAAGCATCGTCTTATCCCGAAAGCAATACAATAAGTAATGAAAAATAATTCTGCTATGAGCAAAAGGTTAACCCTGACTGTTTATATATTGGCTTTAGCGCTGATAACCACTATTTGGAGCTACGCACAAATCAGCAATCCTTCAACGTATGATTTGAGGTTCAACAATGGCCAAGGAGGGTGTGGGAGTAGCACCTATTGTATAGACATACAAATAAAAGCATCAACGGGAGCACCTGATTTTGCATTAGGCTCACATACCATTTGGTTTAATTACAACAAATCGGTGGTCAATACCCCTGCTTACAGTGCTTTGAATTTCAATTCAGCAACCACTTGCAGCATAGCCGGAGTTGTTAATTATAACCCTTATCTGAGCACTTCCTTTAATTTTTCAGAAACAGGTTCGGAAGGAGAAGCAAATTTCACAACCTTGTTAAACTCCTTTACCGCAGGTTTTGAATGTCCGGTGGTTAGTGCTGCAAATTGGGTAACTATGGGGACGGTTTGTTTTAATGTGGTCAATGCATCAGGTAATCCTAACCTCTATTTTAGCACAGAGTTTACCCTGATTAACATGAGTAATAATCAGCCTCAACATAATCAGGGTAACTTAGGCACACTTAACAGTCTTTCAGGTTCGGGAAGTGCCGGGAACCCAGGAACAGCGACTTTTAGCAATAATTATGTTTGTCAGGGCGAATCCATTAATTTTTCGGCAAATGGTTATTCGGCAAATTCCGGTTTTTATACGGGTTTAATGGTAACAAATAATGCGGCAGTAAATTCATCTGCCGGTTTTTTAGCTGCAACCAAATATCTTGCAACCGGCGTTCCAACTGCAAGTGCATCTAATACTCCGCCAAATGGAACCGGTTTTCCGGTAAATACGCCTTTGTATGTCTATTCATTTATCGGGTCGGGAAACGGCAGTATTTTACAGATAAACCCATCCTGTTTTAGCATCAGTCCTCCGGCAGGACCTTTTGTTGTTTTACAAAACATCATCACTTCTCCGAGTAATTATGCTTGTTTGGGCGGAGGTAATGCTGCTTTAAACATAGTCGCTGCAGGGGGAATGCCTGCATATAACAGCGGAACAGAAAAATTTAACATTAGCGTACAAAATGCAACATATAGCGGACCAAGTTTGGTCAGCAATAATCAGATAGTCAGCATAACAGTTACTAACGGATTGCCGTGGACTGTTACATTTACCGATAGTGACGGATGTCAGGGTGTGGCAACCGGTACTTTTATTGAGGCCAATGTTTGTGGCGTTTGCAGCGCAAACGCTGGTTCGGTTACGGTCAGCAAACAATATGTATGTTGGAACGAAAGTATCTCAATTTCTGCATCGGGCTATAATTTTGGAAATCCCTCCACAGGCTATGTTGGTTTATTGGTTACACCGGATGCCTCATTTTCTGACCTGATGAATGATGAGAAATACGGCTTGTATGCAGGAGCAACAGCCTCACATATCAACAACGATATTGCAGAGATAAACCAAACCCTGTATGCCCATTCCTTTATAGGTGAGGGCAATCCGTTTTCGTATAACCCAAGTTGTTTTGACCTGAGTGCCCCATCTTCCTCTTTTGTGTTGTTGGGTCCCATTTATTTGAATGGAAACAATCAGTTTACCTATGTCTGTAATGCCAACCAAACTGCAACTATAGCATTAGCCCCTACCGGCGGTATGCCTGCATATAGCCCGGCCAATGAAAAATTTACTGTTACAGTTAGCGGAAGTGCTACATACAGCGGTCCTTCACAAATCAACAATGGACAATCGGTCAATATCATTATCGCGAATGGCGCATGGTCTGTTTCCTTTACAGATAGCAAGGGCTGTTCTTATGTGTTGAATAATACCTTTAACAGTGCGGTCTGTGGAACAGCATGCAGTGTAGATGCCGGAGTAGCTTCAAGATCTAAAAACTTTGTCTGTTGGGGAGATCAGATTTCATTCAGCGCAACCGGCTATACCCTTGGAGTTGCAAGTTCTTATGTGGGACTGGCTGTTTCAACCAACGGCGGATTAACCTCTTTGACAGGGGCTTCATTGTCCCATTTGTTTCTTGGACCTAATACGGTTTTTACCAACAATCAGTTAAATTCACTAAATCAACCTTTATATCTGTATTCGTTCATTGGTGAGGGTGCTCCTTTGGGCAGTTTTAATCCCAATTGTACAGATTTGAGTAGTCCGACTG
This is a stretch of genomic DNA from Sphingobacteriales bacterium. It encodes these proteins:
- a CDS encoding SCO family protein, whose product is MVNQSTIHNKIVVADFFFTKCLGICPKMSSQLQRVQKEFIDDDSILLLSHTVDPERDSVETLAEYAGLYEADPTKWLFLTGSKTDLYHIARKGYFVTATEGDGSSEDFIHTEKFVLLDKSGVIRGYYDGTDSLEVNKLMTDIKILQLDYPSNKKEMVLDRQRSAAEAESRKQNSK
- a CDS encoding DUF420 domain-containing protein is translated as MGIQVNPGSEKYWVKGIVIISVLVPILVAILFRLPQIDIQLPFDVMVLPKLHAIINATVTLLLLTSFYFIKRKKVTQHKICNITALVLSALFLVSYVTYHAMTESTKFGGEGIVKYIYYFILLTHIVLAALILPLILFTFLRAFSGNFDRHRRLARWTMPLWLYVSVTGVLVYLMISPYY
- a CDS encoding nucleotide pyrophosphohydrolase; protein product: MTIAEVQQLVDDWIRTVGVRYYNELTNMAILTEEVGEVARIIARQYGEQSFKESEHTADLGDELADVFFVLVCIANQTGVNLTEVLLKNLEKKTKRDALRHANNQKLQ
- a CDS encoding DUF697 domain-containing protein, which codes for MDLTAQKVITNHVSWSVAAGLLPVPILDFGLVTALQLEMIKSLCEVYGIPFNQSLAKSRVIAVIGGMTPRVMSSIIKVIPIIGSVTGAISMPLLSGASTYAVGQVLAKHFQEGGTLENFEMSKFNDLFIQMKTEGKELAQSFADQFKNLADAGSFRDIEKLKQQGVITPEEYERIKKRMFDRVKITLKID
- a CDS encoding iron-sulfur cluster assembly accessory protein; the protein is MSVQNINPVTDISPISFTQSAINEIKALIYEKEIPQDHGLRVGVNGGGCSGLTYILGFDVKKDGDEEFDMNGVRIFMNRAQGMYLLGMEIDYMNDLNNRGFIFNNPNASSTCGCGTSFSA